The nucleotide window GAGTGGCAATGGACGGCACGCCGTGTACGAAACCAGTTTTAATCATCTGGGCATGGATTTGCTGCAAATCTTTGAGGTTTGAGCAGCTCAGCTCCAGTAAAGGGAGACAACTTGTGATGTTGGGGGTGGGGGGTACTGCTTACAGCGGAATCATCATCTGTGACATAACACAGGTTGAAGAGAAGCCTCAAGCTTTGACTTCAAGGTTTGTCGAATAGCTTCAAGTATCTCTTTGTGTGGTCATGGATAATTGACTACAGTTCATATCTACTGGTAGGACTCACTCACAAACATAGAAAGTGAAAGAAGGGGAAGGAGAGTAACCTGGCACAACACAAAATTTACATGATTCTACAAGCAGGCTTAAGAAGAATCACAAAGATGATGACAAACTTACACAAAGCAAACCATTTAATAAAGATGTTACAGTCATGCTTACATGGTAGATCCATTTAGAGACATCACCACCTGTTATGACTGCAGTGATCTATGAAACCTAATCATACATATTACACATATTTCTTGCCTAAGGAGACAGATGAATTCTTGTATCCTTCCACCGCCAGGCACAGATGTTTGGAATGGGTTGCCTCCATGCAGACGTTCTTGGCACCACTGTAGCTCCAAGTGCAAACACTAAAAGGCATTGCCTGAAAGGGCTGCCCCTGTACAACCAACTGTATTAACGTCTCTAATGGCCTCTTAATATTAGGGCCATTAGAACAGAACACCTTACATTATATCACTTCACCAAGATGTCTTCCTGCAACCACAAGCTCAGATCTTCTCCTTCACTTGCTTGCCTACAAAGAGACGCAGGTACTGCTGGATTCCAAGTCTCAGTGCCTGAAATTAAAAGACAAAGTAAGATACAAGGCCTCCAAGTATCACTAGTCAATAGAAAGGTTTAACAGCTAATATAAGTTGGTCATTCTAAGAGGAAAGTTTACCACTGTATGATGCATTCAGATGTTTTGGTACATCCAATTCAAGGCTATGGAATGTGATGTTTTCTGCATTGCCATAAAATCCCATGCAACTCGTGGGGCTTGGAAAAGAGGGCAAACTTCCACTCCATGAAAGTTCATCCACCATGAAATCTTCCTCCATCAAGTTGACGACATGTGAGGGGGAGAGATTTCCTGGTGTGGGTGATTCTGTTACATTAGTATTACCAACAGTAATTACTGACTTGGAGATGCTCTCATCCGGAGAAGTCTGCAGAggcataaaaaatatcaaacaaTCATGCAGACAAATTGCTGCTAAAGCTTATTCTTATGACAAAATGTTTCTCTCATTCTACCATTGCAAAGTTTTTTATGCTAATTTCATAAATGAGATACTCACAAGCAGAAAAGCAGTGAATAAAACCTTCCTCGGCATCTGGTCATGATTAATGATTCTTTATTCATACCTTTGAAGCATTGGCAACCATTTGTGATTCCCGGAAGCCTTTCATTATTGGCTGTAGCTGAACCTCTCTACCGGTCTCTGGAGAAGTTATGGGTGTTGAATCTTCATTTTTTTCAGACACATTTGTGACCACAGTGCAATTTTCTTCCGAAATGCTGAGGACATTGTCAATGTATCCTCTACAGCCAGATTCAGCTGCAGAAGAGGAACATCTTTTAGCTTTGGATTCTGCATGAGGATCACCAGCTTTCAgcccatgatcattttttttgacTACACGGCACAGCGCAAAAGCTCCCTGGTCACATGAAATTAGCAAACAAAAGATCAATCAAACAAAAGCTAATAACTTCTCCGACTCAAAGATGTTCTATGATCGAGAAGTCATCTACCAGAAAATTGGTAGATCCTTGATAAAGATCTTCACAAAGACGATACTCATGCATCACCCAACCAGTCCTTTCCCCTCCGGGAGCCCTTCCGCGGTAGAACACAAGGGTTTTTCTCACTCCATATACTGAAGGCTCACATGCAATTTTCCGGTCTTTACCTGTGGCTTTCCAGTAACCAGATCCTGTAGCTCTGTTTGTGCGTGTGCCATTAGGATACTTACGGTCTCGCGGACAAAAAAAGAACCACTCCAAATCTCTTTTAGGAAGAAAGGACTTGTCTGCATTCATTGAAAGAAGGTGATCTCAGATGTTTTCACTCACTTTAACCAAATGAAAATTTAGATATTGAACTTATAACAGTCATTTACAAAACCATTATAGGTTGTAATTCAAAGTCAGATTTCATTCTTTAATAAACTGCATTACTAAAATTAAGTACAGGAATCTATTGACAACATTACTTTATCATGCAGATGATGTTTAAATCTGTCAAAGCTGTATGCTGCGATTACTTTTGGAAGAATACAGAGTGACTGATCTATCACTAACTTCACACACAAGTTTAATGGGTGTACTCAATACCTGTAAGTATGGAAAAAGCTACAGAACTCAGATTTGAGCAAAGACATGAAAAGCCTTCCCTCATCTTTCTAAGGTGCTCGTGTACTTGGTGCAAGTTGAAGCTTCCGCCTATTTCTTTAAAGTGCGCATGCAAGTACCTCTTTTCTATTGTAGTCGCTCTTTAAAACTTGGATGATCAACAAAAACAAAGGTCATGATATGTTAGATTGGTGGTGAGATTAAACTTTCCCAGATCAAACCAAGGAGCAGACAATCAACAAGAAAATGTTGATAGTAATCTTTTTACTCATCATATCTTTTACCAGAGAAATCTACAGATCTTACTAGTAAGCAGTAGAACTAGATGAAGGAAAACAAATCGCAACTCAAACCTCATGATAACATCTTCGAAATCACAAAGCAATATAGAAGCATGGCATGCTAAGGCATTTTGGCAAACACAATCAATACAAGCAGCCATCACCTGGTAAATCCCATGGATCGTACTTGTACAGCTCGATCACCGGAATGATCTCCAGCTCAATGCTAAGTCCAGCGACTTTCCTCTTCAAGTAATACCCCACCAATTCATCATCGGTCGGACGAAATCGGAACCCCGGTGGCAGCGAGACAGAACTCATCTTATCCACTTGGAGGTTTGGGAAAAGGAGGAGGAAACAAGGAGAAACTATCCTTCTAAAAGCTGAGCACGTGGAACTCTAAACTCTTCAGATTTACAGATCCTTGCTCAAGATGAAGATTTGGAATATCCAAAAGAGGAAACTTTTCTCCAATCGAAGCTTCTCCATCCACAAATTCCGAAGGACGAAACCCTTGAACGTCAAAACCATCCTCCTCCGTGAACTCAGAATATCAGAAAGCTTAATCCAACCTCCCCAAAGAAAGGAGAGCAAGGCGTCAGGTAGGGATAAGTGGGTAGAGAAGGTAGTGGTAGTAGAGGAGGGAGCAAAGGGAGAGACAGATTTtatagagagggaggaggaggaggatgagaagtCGTGCGGAAGCAGCCAGAGGCCGGCTTTGTGTGCCCGAAGCGAGTGGAAGCGCTGAAAGGAGAGAGGCTACGCGGGCCAACGAAATGGCTCCCTTGTTCACACTTGAAAGCTGGTTTCCCGGCAATAGTTAACTGCCACCAGCAGTCGTCGTCTTACTGTCACGCATGAAAAGCACACGATTTCAGCCTTAGTCTTATCCACTTATCATATAAATAAAACAGCCCACAAGTAACTTTAATACCAAAGGTTTCAGACAACAGATGTTTACTTGCATTCACATCTCGCAACTCCGGTAATAGATCGATACGTCTAGATTCTGCTTCTACCAAGAAAGAAGTTCACATTGCTTTCAACAAAAGGAAAAATGGGCAAAAGAAACCATCAGGGTTACAGGTCGAGAgcgatacagagagagagagagagagagagctggaaATTTGTCGATGGACTTCCACGTCAAATAGACCCCGGTAACTCGATGATGTACAGTGTCAAGAAATGAGTCGCACGAGACATGGTTAGGTGATCATTTGACTACTATGTAAGATCTCAATCGGAGACAGTCTGATTCTAAATGGCATGCAAACGATTCCCTGAAGGATTCCTACGAGATTCCTCGGTGAAGAAGAGTGGAAAACGGGGAttagaaaaggataatatatttgATGGAGAATATTGAATTTGTACAGTTAATATGTTAGATTTGATTTCTAAGAGGAGAGAAAGAAGGAGTCATACAATCATGCAGTTATTCTCATTCAATCTAAAGTTACAACACCCTTCTCCTTGTTTTCTTCCATAGTCTCTCTATTTTAAAACCCTAACTAATACTTCCATAACTTCTTTAAAAGACTCAAACTCATCTCTCGACAGTGCCTTAGTAAATATGCATGCTACATGATCATTGGAGTTGCAGTACTTCACTTAATATTCTCTAATTGTTTCTCTGATAAAGTGATGCTTGAATGTAATGTGTCTAGTGCGATCCAGTTCTTGGCTATTACTATTGCTCATTTATTGTCAAGATCTTCGTTCCTTTAATTTGCATTTCTCTAAGATCTTCAAGAATTTTTCTCAGCTAAATTGCTTGAGAAGTAAGTAGCCATGGATGTTGAAATATATTTAGCTTCTACAGAGGATTGTGCCACTGATTGCTACTTCTTTAAGCTCCAAGAAAATACACCTACAGAAGAAATTTTCATATCATCTGTACATCCACTCCAATCACTATCACAAAATTTAATCAGCTTTAGGTCTTCTTGCTTGTCAAAACTTGATTTCAACTCATTTAGTGCCTTAcaaatattgagaattttttttttgcaactccAAAAGATATGTGACTAGGACTATTCATGAATCTAGAAAGCATACATGTAACAAATATAATATTTGGCCTTGTAGCTATGGAGTATAATAAATTACTAATCAAACTTCTATAAAGAGTAACATTaatcttctttctttatttttcacTAACTAGTAATGATGTTGCTACAGGATGATGATATTCAGATATATTAAacttcataatttttctcttgatgtaTCTCAATGTCAAGAAAACACTTCTACCATTTTTGTACTAATTTATGTAAGCATCAAATCATCAACATAAAATCCAACAATAATTATATATGAACCTTTTCTtggtttggtgtatatcactcttATTTTTTGCCAAGCCTTTTTATATTGAAGCATCCATCAATCTCACTGTACCAAGCATGATGCTTGCTTCAATCCATATAGTGTTTTCTTCAACCTATATGCTTTTGCTTTCTTGATCTCCAAAGCAGCACTTTGATCAAATATAACATCTCTGCCATGGTATCCATTGTGTTCAGATGATAGAGAATATTGAATTTGTACGACTAATATATTCtaagaggagaggaggaaggaggaacacAACTACTCTCGTTCAAACTAAATTTACGACAGCCTTCTCATTGTTTTCATTTATAATCCCTACTACTTTAAAACCTTAATTAATACTTAATTTATTTATAAAACTGCCcctcatatttttttaaatatcaacCCATCAATACCAACAATATTCTCTGAAAACGATAACTCTGATGTGATCCTCCGACATGCATTCCACACGTTGTTGCACAACGTATCACTGGATCGATCTGTTGGTGTGTAAAAGCAGTCAGAAAGCAACGCTGATTAGCTGCTACTTAGTAACCCGGATTCCTTTGAGGACCATGGTTTTGCTTCATGCCTCATCGGAATGCACTATGTTAATCTTTCTTTCTTTAATGTTCTTGATCCCTATCTTTTTCATTTCGCGTGAACTTTGGAAAGAATATATAGTCTTTTCAGATATGCACTCCTATATGCGCCTACAGGGGAAGAATCTTTTGCTGCTACATCAGTCTAAATGAATCAGCATCAGTTCTTGTACGAGAACTGTTGTTGCATTGATGCCGTTGACTGTAGagtcgtcgcggcttggttcgatcTCGAAAATACAAGTTCATCAAGGGGGTCCACAGGAGTCATGAGAGGAGACTAGAGTGGAGAGTAAATCCGGTTAGTATGATCCTGAGGCACTACTTGCTCGCTAGAGATAGATTTGGTGTCATCCTGAGATACGCCTTAACCTCATCGAGGTCTCTACATAAGTGGTCAATATTAAGAGGATGTTCTCGACCCAATCTCTTTGATGGTAAAATTAGTTAGGAGATAGAAATAATAGAGATCCTTGCTCCTTTACGTTTTAGGGCTAGCTTTTATACCTAAGCAACCGATGGAGTGTGGTCGATGGCTCATAAGGGAGCCTCCCACATCATTCAGGGCTCATTTATGTCGACGACTAGTGAGCACGCCTCTCTGAGGGTGGCATCAGGGAAGGATGACTATGAGAGCATTGTTTGTCAAGGCTGAAGTCTATTTAGGATGAGTAGGAGATGATCCCATGTACTAGGCATCCGAAAGGGGGAACTAGGCTATGCTGCTTGGTTTTAACACCCTCTATATTTGGACATGGTGAGGTTGATAGGTTGCTTATGATAGGTGACCCAAACGAAAGGAGCAACCAGGAGGATGGGCTTTGCTGCCGGGGATTAATGCATCTTGCGGCTAGCTCATATGGCCCTCCTCGAGATTGAGGTGGGCACGATCTTGAGGAGGGCATGGAATAAAGGATTGCGTTCCTATTGACAACCGTAAGGGAGGGGTGTGGGTTCTTCTGTGCATGTCATCACCTAGGTGGCAATCCACGGTTGGGTGAGTCAGTAGTGTAATGCTTACATCATTACTTTTCCTATCATTTGTCTCCCCCGAAAGATATGAGGCTCTAGTAAGAGGATTATAGGCATGTCATTCGGTTGTTTCCATTTTGTCAAGGTTGAATTTTATGGTTTTTGTGTTTGGGGCACAACTCGTTTGGCATGCCCAGATGATAAGTCATGGGCCAGGTTTTCATGACTTGCTTGTGTCAAAAATGCTATGGCTAGTGGTAGTGTTGGTCAGGTTTCTTGACCTATTTGTCTAGGGGTGTGTGGCGCCTTGTTtacccatctgtcatggacttagttgattttgcctaagtcgtgcgatacccttgcgtgtccgtccataaaggtcagcctccccaaaacctcccatggtcccttaggacctataaaagagaaaatatgttcaagaaagtgcctcactcgggatccacaagcaaacatttcaaaaaacacttcataaccaatgtaaATGACaaatagacttcacaagctctaaacggttgcacaacaaaggatccaaaatgatcccctatagaccgaatatctctcacaagtgtccatatgatataacctttatttataagcctaaaacgactaccaaacccaactaaaataaggttgttaagcctttgactgtccctctacatgctgtgcaaagcatgaacaaatcaaaagacatggacatatatgAGCATTATATTTAAACACCCTATTTATAGTCttgtccgtgatattctccctcacttattcctttgaggttctcgtcgaagcctttgtcgacgctgcaactcctcacctttgctgagtcttcaatcttttgctccaactaCAATGCATTTCTTGGTTCCTAGTTGCTCTCCACTGTTATTGTTGAGTAGCTGAACTTTTGATCTGTCATGTTACTTCAACTCGTCAATAACTTTGACTCtattgtggggttggttgagttgtgttaatCCCTATTGGTTCTTGTGGATCTTTCAAATAAAGGAAAATACCAttcttactatgcgctagtctctcaaatgcctcatgcggcttgaactgggtggatgcttgttgaagctttaacaagcattgcctcgtaaactttcaaagtttttgggtccttcatccacaaaatttgctcatcgactcttcttttacttagttgtaacttccaagtaggtttacatcacttccactttcaatTAGCATTATGTTAGGAAataaagcggataatctactctcaatagcactgatcaccattggtgaggatttgacaactattgtcattcatttggtttcttcgaagggtctttgaatatatgcagagctcctctgctagatagataagagaattatggtactcgatttcacccattctcttaagagttgagaaggtaaaggttatTTGACTTCGCTTGCCTCCTCGAGTGTTGACTCTATACATTaagcatcgaacttctggaatgtaggaagctttcaccctaacttggagtaagtctctaataattTTGGTCGCCTTTGTGAtcgtactgtcttctccatcaacccagccgcctactccactaagtagcaaaggtacaacattgCATACCGTTTGCTTCGTTCCTtgatcgtgcactcttgcatcgacccaaagtcctctacttttggctatcttgataagaagcttATTGATATTGGTCTTACAAAATTTCCTAGGCTTTGCCTTTcagtcttgtctcggtacttggagtttgcctctgtattCTCCACCTTCTTGATCTCTTACATGACTAAGCGCTCTCCCCCCATGAGaataagggatcgatgacttcacggaagtcctacctttgtggtaccatggtgctgccatgcccatggccctactatctatcACCTCACttctgcatccctttcttcgcgATCGGTAAATATGCCTCTATGgcattgtggcactcctccgagtctacctccattctaatcgatgcttggttttaggtagctaagtccctttggactcgtcatcgcttcttcgccccttttgaccccctatttcaacacctctgtgttcttcaagcagttccctttggtcgatgaaaagacaAACTATAACTCCCATGTATGGCCACTTCCATCATGTTATAGAGTTcgtactgattctgttctccttagcttccttaataGCAACGCTTCCTTACTCGGCCTTGTTCtttaacttgtcgggctcccttaagcgaatatagactttggagtagtccaactctccagtcgctctgatcataccttcgaatgatcaagtccctcccatgggactcattggtaatTGTATTCAAACTTTTTCCTCGGTGATCACAGTTCCCacgtgctgatgaccaaggctttattCGATGcatacacgcacggaagacccaccattgcgataccatgacattcactccttaaatccatagcccttctttctGTCATATTATTTTTCGATCAttcctccgtatgatatagtccatcACCGGACAAGACTCTATTCGTGTATACTCAATTCTTGTCTGAGAATGATCGTGAGTCTCTCCTGCGTGCATTGACATGCATTGACAGGGAACATTGGCCTCACGATTACGTGTGATAGCATCATATTTACGTAGCCTCTAAAATGACGTGGACACGTCAGTCGTGGGACATAATATGAAAAGAGTAGCAGTAAAGAGCAGAaaagatgatataaataaatgGCAGTGGGCTTCTAATCTTCATCTCTGACGTCGAAGTCTCGATAGTACATGCGAGAATCAATTAGTCTCTTCTTTATAATTAAGAACGTCAAGAGTTTCTTTACTAAGACTGCAAAtattatgattcatgtgcagggaAAGAGTCATCAAGAATTTTCTCGGAAAAGAGTAAAGAGATGAGAAATCTCTGGGTGTCAACACTTATCACTTTTGACATGACAAGATCATATACTAGTTATTCGTGTATACACTTCTTTTTTCCGAGGGAAAAGACATCATTTGAAGAGAGAAATAAAGCCAACGATAAAATAATGAACATAAGAAAACAAGAGACACTCAATCCACGTCAAGTTGGCTCAACTTTCGGCAACTTTCTTTTGTCGATGGTGGGGTGCTTTCATCGATAAGTCAGAATACGAATGCTAAATGCATGCCTACTCTCTATCCTTTTGCGCTTTTGGCGCCTCCGTTTCTCCTACGATCCATGTCTCGATCAATCCTTGGAACAGAAAGATATTCTTGTGCGATGGAATCAGAATTGGACTGAAAAATAATCCCCAAATAGTTAAGAATTAAAtgagtactatatatatatatatatatatatatatatatatatatatatatatatatatatatagtactatatatatatatataaactttttGATTTTATTAAGATAAGAAGGACGTTGTTGACCTATCTGCACCACACATCGACATATCAACTCtattttattattactattattttgaCACATTGCTCCACGTGATGCAATGATCCCCCGTTTACGATCAATAAGATCATAGGTCCAATCGATGGTCTCTCATGTAGTGTCACGACCAGCCCATCCATACTAGCATTTGATACCATGTGACTGCATCCAGTAGGTGTTGGGATATAAAAAGAATAAACTTTATTTACGAATAAATATTAGCAAATCATAATATAcagtgaaattaaataaaaattataatcaaataaaatactaagatttaCATATAAAACCTAGGGTAAAAATCATGAGGCAAGCTAGAgaaaatccactataaaaataatgaatatacaaatatcaaagtCTCTTGTCGAAAATccaagcaacaatcacaagagaataattgagatACACGGATTatgtcactatgcacaatatcaaatatctccccaagtaatcacaataagaatctactatagatctgatctctCTACGTTATC belongs to Musa acuminata AAA Group cultivar baxijiao chromosome BXJ3-5, Cavendish_Baxijiao_AAA, whole genome shotgun sequence and includes:
- the LOC103985323 gene encoding NAC domain-containing protein 71-like: MSSVSLPPGFRFRPTDDELVGYYLKRKVAGLSIELEIIPVIELYKYDPWDLPDKSFLPKRDLEWFFFCPRDRKYPNGTRTNRATGSGYWKATGKDRKIACEPSVYGVRKTLVFYRGRAPGGERTGWVMHEYRLCEDLYQGSTNFLGAFALCRVVKKNDHGLKAGDPHAESKAKRCSSSAAESGCRGYIDNVLSISEENCTVVTNVSEKNEDSTPITSPETGREVQLQPIMKGFRESQMVANASKTSPDESISKSVITVGNTNVTESPTPGNLSPSHVVNLMEEDFMVDELSWSGSLPSFPSPTSCMGFYGNAENITFHSLELDVPKHLNASYSGTETWNPAVPASLCRQASEGEDLSLWLQEDILVK